The Synechococcus sp. RS9909 genomic interval CTTTTCGTGTATCCCGTGGTGGGAGCGACGATCCGCTTGGGGATCCTGGCGCGGGAACGCCGGCTGCAGATCAATCCGATCGCCCCCACCGTGCCGATCGAACATGCCGACCATGGCCGCTGGGTGACCGGGGCGCTCGTGCTGGCGGTTCTGCTGGCCTTCTGCCAGGAGGTGGCGGCCGCCTGGATCGAGCAACCCCTCGATCCGGCCGAGGTCCCCGCCCGCTTGCTGGCGCTGGTGGCGGCCACGCTGGGCGTGCTGGCGGCCTTGGCCGCCCTGCTGCGGGCGTCACGCACCTCCCGTCGGCTTGGCTGGGGCCTGGCCTGCTGGTTGGGCCTGTTGCTGCTGGGCTCCCAGCCGGAGGTGGAGCGCCTGGCGGATTCTCCGCTGCAGGCCCTCTTCTGGCAGTCCCATTTCTGGGGTGGGGTGCTGCTGACAGGCTGTTTCCTGCTTTCGACGGCGCTGCAGGCGGAGATTGTGGCCAGGCCGCGGATCCGTCGTGTGCATGTGGCTCTCAACCTGCTGGTGGCGCTGCTGTTCGCCACCCAGGCGATCAGCGGGACCCGAACACTCCTGTTGGCTTGAGGGTCTGCGGGATCAGGCTGCGCCCGAATGGGGTAGGCCCGCGCCACGGTGGTGGAATCCGTGCGATCAGGGCCAGAAGCGCCCGCCATTCTCCCTGGGCCTGCCGGTCGACCCAGCATCCCGGTCGCGTGAACAGCCAACGCAGCAGGGCGCGCCGTTGGTGGCTGCTCAGCTCGCCCCAGTCGAGTGCCAGCCGACCGCGCTCCTGGGCGCGCAGCGTCACGCTGAGTGGGGGCACATCGGGGCTCCAGCGCAGGCAGGTGCTGCTCACCAGCGGCGGTGACGGCTCCGCCACAGTCAGTTCGGCGCCCCGTTCGCTGATCGCCATGATCCGGCAGGGATGGCTGTGCCCGCCACCATCCTCGAGGCGGGCTTCCAGAGCAATGGCCTGCCAGGGCGCCGGGTCGGTGGCGGCGGGATCCCAGCAGGCCCGCAGGGCCACCAGCAGACTCAGCAGGTTCAGCAGCGCCCAGACCAGGCCCACTGGTTGACCCTGCAGGGCCAGGCCCGAGAGCGTCGTCGTCGGCAGAAGCAGCCCCGCCAGGTTGAAGCCATTGAGCAGGATCAACAGCAGCAGGGG includes:
- a CDS encoding DUF4079 domain-containing protein, encoding MADIRALFLALPALTPLQWFALVHPVLIILFVYPVVGATIRLGILARERRLQINPIAPTVPIEHADHGRWVTGALVLAVLLAFCQEVAAAWIEQPLDPAEVPARLLALVAATLGVLAALAALLRASRTSRRLGWGLACWLGLLLLGSQPEVERLADSPLQALFWQSHFWGGVLLTGCFLLSTALQAEIVARPRIRRVHVALNLLVALLFATQAISGTRTLLLA